The window AATTATTAAGAATTAATATGCACATATTTCAACCCTTCATTGTTTTTTAAATCTTCCGCACTTAAAAAAACTATAAATATTAGTTTATGCAATTACTATTATAACACAAAATGCTTATAAAATCAATATTATATGATTTTAATAAATATATTTGTGTCACTACAAATTTTTTTGACCATCATTTTTATCGTCGCAAACCCGCATTCTACCGTTTCATTTTCCTCAAAATCGCCAAATCACTGTCAAAGTCGGGGGTTTTTATTTATAAAATAAAATTTTTCACAAGTGTTGAAAAATTATAATAAATATGATATCATGTTATATGTATCTTTATTACTAATAAATTATAATTAATAATGTTAATTTTTATAATAAAGGAGGGATAGGTGTGGATTTGAAAAATGCAAAAATAATGTCAGGGATAGGAGTAGTTCTGAGTATGACTGGACATTTTGGAATTATTGGAGTGATACTTCTATTAATAGGAGTTTACAGGATCAGTGAAATTATAAAGGATAAGAGAATATTTAATTATATATTGTGGCCTGAGATAATTGGTTATGTATTATTAGCAAGCGTTATATTAGGAAAAGGTATATTAATTTCACAATCAGTTACAGGATATAGTTTTTCATTTGGAATAAGTGGTTTTTCTGCATATTTACTTTTATTAGGTATTATAGCAATAATGATTATACCAATAATATATGAGATAAAAGCTTATACATTATTAGGCGATTATTTTGGAAATGATTATTTTTATAAATCAGCAAAATTTTTAAAATGGGGATTAATTCTTTCAGTAATACTAGTTGGCTTTTTATTAATATTTCTAGCTGACATTTTTAAGATAATAGGGTATTTTACTTTACCAGATGAATATAGAGTAATAAGAGAAGAGGAATGGAGAGTTAAAAATTACTGATAATGGTAAGGAGTGAGATTATGGATTTAAAAGTAGCAAAATATTTTGTGGCCTTTGGCATGATTCTTACATTTATAGAAAATTTAAGTTTGGTGGGCTTTATTATTCAGTTTATTGGAATTTATTTAATTAGTGAAAAAATTAATAACAAAAAACTATTTTATAATTTTGTAATAGCATTATTTTTATTTTATACTATAATTAGTTTTTTACTTCCACAAAGTATAATAAGCATTTTTAAAGAATATGCAGTAGGAAAAAATAGTTTTTATTCATTTGATAGTATGGAATACCATATATTTACAAATATTAAAGATCATTTTTCTATTATAACATTAATGTTTGTTATTTATATAATTTCTTTGTTATTTGAAAGAATAGCATATAAACAATTGTATCCTGAAACGCCTAATATAGAAATTTTGTATGTATTAAGGTTAATATTAATAGAATTAATTATTATAATACTTTCCTATATTTTGTTTGCAAAATGGGTATTAGATGGCATAGGATTTATGTCATTTCTATCAATAATTATTGTAGCAATAAATATCATAATTATTTTCCTAACAAAAATATTTGAAATTATAGTTTTTTTAAAGCTGTAATATAAATGAGAGATAAAATAATATATTGAATTTACATTTGTTATAAAGAAAAATTCAAATTATTATATATTAAAAAAACAAAATAAAGAGAATGTTGAG of the Marinitoga litoralis genome contains:
- a CDS encoding DUF996 domain-containing protein, with amino-acid sequence MDLKNAKIMSGIGVVLSMTGHFGIIGVILLLIGVYRISEIIKDKRIFNYILWPEIIGYVLLASVILGKGILISQSVTGYSFSFGISGFSAYLLLLGIIAIMIIPIIYEIKAYTLLGDYFGNDYFYKSAKFLKWGLILSVILVGFLLIFLADIFKIIGYFTLPDEYRVIREEEWRVKNY